DNA sequence from the Maribacter dokdonensis DSW-8 genome:
AACAAGTAGTATGGAAGAATGAGCTTTCATTGCTCCGAGAAATAATCCTGGAATGCGATGTTAAAGAAGATTTCAAATGGAAACATCCTTGCTACACCAAAAATGGAAAGAACATTGTTTTAATTCACGGTTTCAAACAATACTGCGCTCTTCTATTTTACAAAGGTGCCCTGCTTAGAGACCCGCATTCTATTTTAATACAACAGACAGAAAACGTACAAGCGGGCAGGCAACTAAGGTTCAAGAATACAGAAGATATTTTAAAAATGAAAAAGGTGATCAAAGATTACATTTTTGAAGCCGTAGAAATTGAAAAATCAAATCTAATAATACCAACGAAAAAAGTTAGTGACTATGAAGTCCCTGAAGAATTGAAAATAATTTTTAAGGAAAATCCCACTTTTAAAAACGCATTTGAAAAATTGACCCCTGGTAGACAAAAAGGATATTTATTACATTTTTCAAAAGCCAAACAATCTTCGACAAGGTTAGCCCGAATCAATAAATACACCAATAGAATTTTAAGCGGAAAAGGTCTTAATGATTGTGTTTGCGGACTTTCAAAAAGAATGCCCAATTGCGACGGGTCTCATAAGGGTATCGGAACCATTTCATAAAATATGCTGTGATAATATATGCTTTGTAACAACTTACAGCATTCTATGTATCTTTGAGTATGCGGTTTATCCTTTTTCTAATTACATACATAACCTTTACAACATTTTGTTTTGCCCAAGATGATTTTTTGGCCAAACAATATTTTGCAGATGGTGATTTTGAAAAAGCTGTAGTATTCTACGAAAAATTGGTAGAAAAAAATCCCCGAAGAACAGAGTATGTGCAAGACCTAGTTGCTTGCTACCAACAGTTGGAAGCATACCAAAAAGCAGAATCTTTTTTGAATGCACGGTTAAATGACCGCAATCCTTACCCTACCCTGTTAATTGACCTTGGTTACAACTATGCGCTACAAGAACAGCAAGACCTGGCGCAAAAGAATTACGACAAAGCTTTGGCCATTATAGATAAAAATCCCAATTACGGATATGCCTTGGGACTTCAATTTCAGAAATACAACCTTTTGGATATGGCCATAAAGGCTTTTCAAAAATCAATGGAGTTAAACCCCGCTTTAAACTTCAATTTTCAATTGGCAAGAATTTATGGGGAACAGGGCAACGTTGAGGCTATGTATAATTCGTATTTAAATCTTGTTATTGATGGTAAAACTTCAAAAAGCAATATTCTAAGAAGCATAGACGATTTTGTATCGGAAGAACCGGAAAACCAAAATAACATTTTGCTAAAAAAAGTGTTATTGGAACGCGCTCAAAAGAATCCTGATATTTTATGGAACGAGTTATTGAGTTGGTTATTTGAAAAACAAAATCAATACGGTAGTGCATTTAGGCAAGAAAAAGCCATTTTTAAGCGTATGAATGGCAGTTCTACCAGTCGTTTAGAAAATTTAGGACAAAGCGCTCTGGAGAATGAAGAATATGAAATTGCTAAAGATATTTACAGCTATATCATTGAAAACACCAGTGATAAAATAGTTCAACTAGATGCAGAATTAAATCTAATTGATATTGAATTGGTAGGCGCAACGGACAGTACGTTAGACGCTATTCAAAAAAAATATGAGGAACTTGTGGATATTTACGGGTACAGATCACAAACCCTTCAGCTTCAGGTAGCCTATGCCAATTTTCTAACTTTTAAAAAGAACGACCCGGCACCTGCCGAAGAATTATTGAAAAACAGCCTTGAACTGCCCATGAGCGATAGAGGCACTGCCTATTTAAAATTGGCACTTGGAGATATTTTAGTGTTCAACAAAAAATTCAATGAAGCACTCATCTATTTTTCACAGATTCAGCAAAAACTTAAAAACGACGTTTTAGGTCAGAATGCACGGTTTAAAGTTGCGCAGACCAGCTTCTACAAGGGAGATTTTGATTGGGCCTTAACCCAACTAAAAGTATTAAGAAGCTCTACCTCACAGCTTATCGCAAATGATGCCATGCAGCTGAGCCTCTTGATATCCGATAATTCATTAGAAGATTCTACTCAAACAGCATTAAAAAAATATGCACGGGCAGATTTTTTAGCCTACCAAAATAAAAACGATGAGGCAATCAATGCCTTGGGTGACATTCTAGAAAATCATAAGGGAGAAAAAATTGAGGACGAGGCTTTATTGAAGCAAGCCCAATTATACGAGAAACTTAAAAAATACGATAATGCGCAATTAAATTACCAAAAAATCATCACGTTCTATGGTAATGGTATTCTTGCAGATGATGCTTATTATGCCTTGGGAGAACTTTACAGAACAGTGTTCAATGACCCCATAAAAGCAAAAGAGCAATATGAAAAAATCATTTACAACTATCAAGATAGTTACTACTTCCCAGAAGCCCGCAAGAACTTCAGAATTTTAAGGGGAGATTCCATTAATTAAATTCAAGGGATATCTAATTCATAGTCAGGTCTAGTTCAACTAACTTTGCAATTCAATCTGAACAATAATACATGTACATATATAACGTTACCACCAATATAGAGGAAACAGCACATGACTCTTGGCTGCAATGGATGAAAGAGACCCATATACCACAAGTACTATCTACCGGTAAATTTTTGAGCGCAAAATTCACCAAGGTTCTAGTAGAAGAAGATATGGGAGGCTATACGTATTCCGTGCAATATACGGTGCCCGATAAGGCAACATTAGATCGTTACTATGAAGAAGATGCCCCGGCACTCATAGAAA
Encoded proteins:
- a CDS encoding DUF1801 domain-containing protein encodes the protein MNLKVDHFLNEQVVWKNELSLLREIILECDVKEDFKWKHPCYTKNGKNIVLIHGFKQYCALLFYKGALLRDPHSILIQQTENVQAGRQLRFKNTEDILKMKKVIKDYIFEAVEIEKSNLIIPTKKVSDYEVPEELKIIFKENPTFKNAFEKLTPGRQKGYLLHFSKAKQSSTRLARINKYTNRILSGKGLNDCVCGLSKRMPNCDGSHKGIGTIS
- a CDS encoding tetratricopeptide repeat protein, with product MRFILFLITYITFTTFCFAQDDFLAKQYFADGDFEKAVVFYEKLVEKNPRRTEYVQDLVACYQQLEAYQKAESFLNARLNDRNPYPTLLIDLGYNYALQEQQDLAQKNYDKALAIIDKNPNYGYALGLQFQKYNLLDMAIKAFQKSMELNPALNFNFQLARIYGEQGNVEAMYNSYLNLVIDGKTSKSNILRSIDDFVSEEPENQNNILLKKVLLERAQKNPDILWNELLSWLFEKQNQYGSAFRQEKAIFKRMNGSSTSRLENLGQSALENEEYEIAKDIYSYIIENTSDKIVQLDAELNLIDIELVGATDSTLDAIQKKYEELVDIYGYRSQTLQLQVAYANFLTFKKNDPAPAEELLKNSLELPMSDRGTAYLKLALGDILVFNKKFNEALIYFSQIQQKLKNDVLGQNARFKVAQTSFYKGDFDWALTQLKVLRSSTSQLIANDAMQLSLLISDNSLEDSTQTALKKYARADFLAYQNKNDEAINALGDILENHKGEKIEDEALLKQAQLYEKLKKYDNAQLNYQKIITFYGNGILADDAYYALGELYRTVFNDPIKAKEQYEKIIYNYQDSYYFPEARKNFRILRGDSIN